In the Populus trichocarpa isolate Nisqually-1 chromosome 1, P.trichocarpa_v4.1, whole genome shotgun sequence genome, one interval contains:
- the LOC18093969 gene encoding uncharacterized protein LOC18093969 produces the protein MAGGWVKSLQCKSRAFDDVFNPNPKHLLPSSSCRKTSSKIIKDVIIETKTKKPKPKHHPINQNQQKPKPEHVSTPPTLSRSARNPDPVFPVLAELPEGHPSRNVVEIIFHTSWSNKSFPGRIEMIFKVQNGPRTVTRFEEYRDIVKTRAGLSGGTTWEENARCVADGNEMMRFYCLGPAGGVHDARGVAWVFPGGKGAVVCTFSGSGGAHESAGAGRGRRAMLVCRVVAGRVTKQIGFDSLIDDCRVGFDSVSGDNGELLVFDSRAVLPCFLIIYRL, from the coding sequence ATGGCGGGCGGGTGGGTTAAGTCATTGCAATGTAAGTCAAGAGCATTTGATGATGTTTTTAACCCGAACCCCAAACACTTACTGCCCAGTTCCAGTTGCAGGAAAACCTCTTCAAAAATCATTAAAGATGTCATTATtgaaaccaaaaccaagaaaccaAAACCTAAACACCATCCTATCAATCAGAACCAACAAAAGCCCAAACCTGAACACGTTTCTACACCCCCGACGCTTTCTCGGTCAGCCCGCAACCCTGACCCGGTTTTCCCTGTCCTCGCCGAGCTGCCCGAGGGACACCCTTCGAGAAATGTGGTAGAGATTATCTTTCACACGAGTTGGAGCAATAAATCATTTCCGGGTCGGATCGAGATGATTTTCAAAGTGCAAAACGGGCCCAGAACGGTGACCCGATTTGAAGAATACCGAGACATTGTTAAAACCCGGGCCGGGTTGTCGGGTGGGACCACGTGGGAGGAGAATGCAAGGTGCGTCGCCGATGGAAACGAGATGATGCGGTTTTATTGCCTGGGTCCCGCTGGAGGTGTACATGACGCGCGTGGTGTTGCGTGGGTTTTCCCAGGGGGAAAAGGGGCAGTGGTTTGCACGTTCTCCGGCAGTGGAGGAGCTCATGAGAGCGCTGGTGCTGGTAGGGGAAGGAGAGCAATGCTTGTTTGTCGGGTCGTAGCGGGTCGGGTTACAAAGCAAATCGGTTTTGATTCGTTGATAGATGACTGTCGGGTCGGGTTTGACTCGGTGAGTGGGGATAATGGCGAGTTGCTGGTATTTGATAGTCGTGCGGTGTTGCCTTGTTTTCTTATTATCTATAGATTGTAA